The following are encoded in a window of Cottoperca gobio chromosome 20, fCotGob3.1, whole genome shotgun sequence genomic DNA:
- the oplah gene encoding 5-oxoprolinase: MAETKGKFDFAIDRGGTFTDVFARLPDGRERVLKLLSRDPQNYKDAPTEGIRRVLEEETGRAFPREKPVDTSLIGWIRMGTTVATNALLEREGERTALLVTLGFKDLLHIGTQARPKLFDLEVVVPEVLYEEVIEVDERVVLRQDGCQLPRKDPKRVVTGSTGDSLEVWRELDLERVEKDLKGVLSRGITSLAVLLLHSYTWSDHEKAVGALARRLGFTQVSLSSEVMPMVRAVPRGYTVCADAYLTPKIHQYLKGFTSGFKGCLKDVDVLFMQSDGGLTPMEQFCGSRAVLSGPAGGVVGYAITSYSQMEEKPVIGFDMGGTSTDVSRYAGQYEHVFEATTAGVTLQAPQLDINTVAAGGGSRLFFRSGMFVVGPESAGAHPGPACYRKGGPLTVTDANLALGRLLPSFFPKIFGPGENEPLSSEETMKHFHRLSRDINLFLSSNQSQVSANGVNSGSEMSVEEVAMGFIRVANEAMCRPIRALTQAKGHDTAQHVLACFGGAGGQHACAIARALGMKTVFIHKYSGVLSAYGLALADVVEEVQEPCSLQYEQHSFADLDRRVERLSKRCQDTLYARGFTSSQTTTEVFLHLRYKGTDCALMVTAAGHRANAQSCVAGDFRGAFTKRYLKEFGFTIPDRPIMVDDIRVRGCGKSGIKSVYKTKMGRGQAKPVTMIKCYFEEGYLDTSVYLWEELPCAHSIQGPAIIIDKNSTILVEPCCEARLTEGGDVCMTVSSDPHCALGTELNTVQLSIFSHRFMSIAEQMGRVLQRTSISTNIKERLDFSCAVFGPDGGLVSNAPHIPVHLGAMQETVQYQIRSSGNKLKEGDVILSNHPCAGGSHLPDLTVITPVFRKEVSSPVFFVASRGHHADIGGITPGSMPPHSTSLQQEGAVFTSFKLVTGGVFQEEAVTEALMAPAQYPDSSGTRNLHDNLSDLRAQVAANRRGSQLVGELIDSYGLAVVQAYMGYIQSNAELAVRDMLKDFARRRRQQTGSLEVESEDFMDDGTAIRLRVQINEEEGSAVFDFTGTGTEVWGNCNAPRAITLSALIYCLRCMVGQDIPLNQGCLAPIKVVIPPGSILQPSQNAAVVGGNVLTSQRVVDVIFRAFEVCSASQGCMNNISFGSESVGYYETVAGGAGAGPGWTGRSGVHSHMTNTRITDPEILEKRYPVVLEQFSLRPGSGGAGKYCGGDGVMRKLLFRNKVVLSVLTERRSTRPYGLQGGEDGAAGLNLLHRADGRVLNLGAKTSISLQPGDMFCLYTPGGGGYGREEDTNRKPQTKRRRLNESFPERGSVFEYRMAQEGV; the protein is encoded by the exons aTGGCTGAGACGAAGGGGAAATTCGACTTTGCCATCGACCGTGGTGGCACCTTCACCGATGTGTTTGCCCGGCTGCCTGATGGTCGAGAGAGAGTCCTGAAGCTGCTGTCCCGTGACCCCCAGAACTACAAGGACGCTCCCACTGAGGGGATCCGCAGAGTCCTGGAAGAG GAAACGGGGCGGGCCTTTCCTCGCGAAAAGCCCGTGGACacctctctgattggctggatcCGAATGGGCACCACAGTGGCCACCAACGCGctgctggagagagagggagagaggacggCCCTGCTGGTCACGCTCGGCTTCAAGGACTTGTTGCACATCGGCACGCAGGCCAGGCCAAAGCTGTTTGATCTG gagGTGGTGGTTCCTGAAGTGTTGTATGAAGAGGTCATCGAGGTGGATGAGCGAGTCGTTCTCAGGCAGGACGGTTGCCAGCTGCCCAGAAAAGATCCCAAACGAGTTGTCACAG GCAGTACAGGGGATTCTCTGGAGGTGTGGAGGGAGCTGGATCTGGAGCGCGTGGAAAAGGACCTGAAGGGAGTTCTGTCTCGGGGGATCACCAGTCTTGCCGTCCTTCTGCTGCACTCGTACAC aTGGTCTGATCATGAGAAAGCAGTCGGCGCCCTGGCACGTCGTCTGGGCTTCACCCAGGTGTCTCTGTCCAGCGAGGTCATGCCCATGGTGCGGGCGGTGCCCCGGGGCTACACCGTCTGCGCCGATGCCTACCTCACACCCAAAATCCATCAGTATTTAAAAGGCTTCACCTCGGGGTTCAAGGGCTGCCTGAAG GATGTGGACGTTCTGTTCATGCAGTCAGACGGCGGTCTGACTCCCATGGAGCAGTTCTGCGGTTCACGGGCCGTTCTCTCCGGCCCGGCGGGGGGTGTGGTGGGATACGCCATCACCTCATACAGCCAAATGGAGGAAAAGCCTGTAATTGGCTTCGATATGGGTG GAACATCCACTGATGTAAGTCGGTACGCTGGCCAGTATGAACACGTGTTTGAGGCGACCACAGCTGGAGTCACCCTGCAAGCCCCTCAGCTGGACATCAACACTGTAGCTGCAGGCGGAGGATCGCGACTCTTCTTCAG GTCAGGGATGTTTGTGGTTGGACCGGAGTCTGCAGGTGCACATCCAGGACCCGCCTGTTACAGAAAAG GTGGCCCTCTGACTGTCACCGATGCTAACTTAGCACTGGGTCGactcctcccttccttcttcCCAAAGATCTTTGGGCCCGGGGAGAATGAACCGCTGTCTTCGGAGGAAACCATGAAGCATTTCCACCGTCTGAGCCGGGACATCAACCTCTTCTTGTCTTCTAATCAGTCGCAG GTCAGTGCAAATGGGGTCAACAGCGGGTCAGAGATGAGCGTGGAGGAGGTTGCTATGGGATTCATTCGTGTTGCAAATGAGGCCATGTGCCGGCCAATCAGAGCTCTGACACAG GCTAAGGGCCACGACACAGCTCAGCATGTGTTGGCATGTTTCGGGGGTGCAGGTGGTCAACATGCCTGTGCTATCGCCCGAGCCCTGGGGATGAAGACTGTCTTCATACACAA gtacAGCGGGGTGCTGTCCGCCTACGGTCTGGCTCTAGCTGAcgtggtggaggaggtgcaggagccGTGCTCGCTGCAGTACGAGCAGCACTCTTTCGCCGATCTTGACCGCAGGGTGGAGCGTCTCTCAAAGCGCTGCCAGGACACGCTCTACGCACGCGGATTCACCAG CAGTCAGACAACCACGGAGGTTTTCCTTCACCTGCGTTATAAAGGCACTGACTGCGCTCTCATGGTTACCGCTGCCGGTCACCGTGCCAACGCCCAGTCCTGTGTAGCTGGAGACTTCCGCGGCGCCTTCACCAAGCG ttATCTGAAGGAGTTTGGATTCACTATCCCAGATAGACCCATCATGGTTGATGACATCAGAGTGAGGGGTTGTGGGAAATCTGGTATCAAATCGGTTTATAAAACAAAGATGGGGCGCGGACAGGCCAAACCAGTCACG aTGATCAAGTGTTACTTTGAGGAGGGTTACCTGGACACCAGCGTGTATCTCTGGGAGGAGCTGCCATGTGCTCACAGCATCCAGGGACCGGCGATCATCATCGACAAAAACAG CACCATCCTGGTGGAGCCGTGCTGTGAGGCCCGTCTGACAGAAGGGGGCGATGTTTGCATGACTGTTAGCTCTGACCCTCACTGCGCTCTGGGCACGGAGCTCAACACTGTGCagctctccatcttctcccaCCGCTTCATGAGCATAGCAG AACAGATGGGTAGAGTTCTCCAGAGAACCTCCATCTCCACCAACATCAAGGAACGTCTCGACTTCTCCTGTGCTGTGTTCGGACCAGACGGAGGTTTAGTGTCCAACGCCCCCCACATCCCGGTCCACCTGGGGGCCATGCAGGAGACCGTCCAGTACCAG ATCAGATCATCGGGGAACAAGCTGAAGGAAGGCGATGTGATTCTGAGCAACCACCCGTGTGCCGGGGGCAGCCACCTCCCGGACCTCACAGTAATCACGCCG GTGTTTAGGAAAGAGGTGAGCAGTCCGGTGTTTTTtgtagccagcagggggcaccATGCTGACATTGGAGGCATCACTCCTGGCTCCATGCCCCCCCACTCCACCTCCCTTCAGCAGGAGGGGGCCGTCTTCACTTCCTTTAAACTTGTTACTGGTGGCGTCTTCCAGGAAGAGG CTGTAACTGAAGCTCTGATGGCTCCGGCCCAGTACCCAGACTCCTCTGGGACTCGTAATCTCCATGACAACCTGTCAGACCTGCGGGCCCAGGTGGCAGCCAATCGGAGAGGCAGCCAGCTGGTGGGGGAGTTGATTGACAGCTACGGGTTAGCCGTAGTGCAGGCCTACATGGGATATATCCAG AGTAACGCAGAGCTGGCGGTGAGGGACATGCTCAAAGACTTTGCACGTCGTAGACGGCAACAGACGGGCTCCTTGGAGGTGGAGTCGGAAGATTTCATGGATGATGGGACGGCGATCAGACTGCGTGTTCAGATTAATGAAGAAGAG GGCAGTGCGGTGTTCGACTTCACAGGGACGGGAACGGAGGTTTGGGGGAACTGCAACGCTCCGCGCGCCATCACCCTGTCTGCCCTCATCTACTGCCTGCGCTGCATGGTGGGACAGGACATCCCCCTGAATCAG GGGTGTCTTGCACCGATCAAAGTCGTCATACCCCCTGGCTCAATCCTTCAGCCTTCCCAGAATGCAGCTGTGGTTGGAGGAAATGTACTCACGTCCCAGAGAGTGGTCGACGTCATCTTTAGGGCATTTGAGGTGTGCTCCGCTTCACAG GGCTGCATGAACAACATTTCCTTTGGCAGTGAGAGTGTTGGTTACTATGAGACGGTTGCCGGGGGAGCAGGGGCGGGGCCAGGCTGGACTGGGCGGAGCGGCGTTCACAGTCACATGACCAACACCCGCATCACTGACCCCGAGATTCTGGAGAAGAG ATACCCAGTCGTGTTAGAGCAGTTCTCTCTGCGGCCCGGCTCAGGAGGAGCAGGGAAATACTGCGGGGGAGACGGAGTGATGAGGAAACTCCTGTTCAGGAACAAGGTGGTGCTGTCTGTACTGACGGAGAGGCGTTCCACCCGCCCCTACGGTCTTCAGG gGGGGGAGGACGGTGCAGCAGGGCTGAACCTGCTTCACAGAGCAGACGGACGAGTCCTCAACCTCGGAGCCAAAACCAGCATCAGCCTTCAGCCCGGG GACATGTTCTGCCTCTACACCCCTGGAGGAGGGGGATAcggaagagaggaggacacgAACAGAAAACCTCAAACCAAACGCCGGCGCTTGAATGAGTCTTTCCCCGAGAGAGGCAGCGTGTTTGAGTACCGAATGGCACAAGAGGGAGTgtga
- the shrprbck1r gene encoding ranBP-type and C3HC4-type zinc finger-containing protein 1, protein MSLSSGGWTPGYTPDQSAALPGHYVAPQSQVGCQTVLMSVRVSVCHSGIRPLCLPGAGDVSLRLQLIMDPGKSGEFRLSLQQDSNGTGRSVTITEFDLRTVKYEVKSPKCHELSLASPPHDRISFNFRCAQEAQEWATVVLSSLREAHRVGPQDNGPQRPLDGLHRENTLVLQRTEETCIELTRAIEAGDMQSASVFAATLARQRAALKIQPSARDNEDNEINLAVAVEDSSSSCCVTVKVFPHMTTAALKQQMFLEYGFHPRVQRWVIGQCLCIDQRSLASYGVRQDDDTAFLYLLSARHARLTLQVLQQDQESALLLCPPTLSLPTPPLPATSSNGPSSLDRRPYNTLPPRLQTSNVSGGSERGNISEIRDLTNMEMPQLTEALSPSTASTQGWSCPSCTYINKPTRPGCEICSTNRPESYVVPGGYRPDELELRRIQQEKEAIRQYQQAKDEERRQNFARLVMLDGQEVLPNPDPVDCRICYVDLQRGEGVLLRECLHCFCRECLRSVIMLSEEPEVACPYRDDTYSCSCFLQEREIRALVPAEEYERWLQRGLSVAESRCEGSYHCATPDCPGWCVYEDTVNVFHCPVCTKLNCLICKSIHEGMNCKQYQDDLAARAVNDSAARRTTHLLKTLVQSGEAMHCPQCGIIVQKRDGCDWLRCTVCHTEICWVTRGPRWGPRGPGDASGGCRCNVDNQKCHPKCQNCH, encoded by the exons ATGTCGCTGAGTTCAGGCGGTTGGACTCCGGGCTACACGCCGGACCAGTCCGCTGCCCTGCCCGGTCACTATGTGGCCCCGCAGTCACAAGTTGGCTGCCAAACCGTCCTCATGTCGGTTCGGGTGTCGGTGTGTCACTCTGGTATTCGGCCGCTGTGTCTCCCCGGAGCAGGCGATGTGTCACTCCGCCTGCAGCTTATCATGGATCCGGGGAAGTCTGGGGAATTCCGGTTGTCGCTCCAGCAGGACAGCAACGGGACCGGCCGGAGTGTG aCCATCACTGAGTTTGATTTGAGGACAGTGAAATATGAGGTGAAGTCACCAAAGTGCCACGAGCTGAGTTTGGCGTCGCCGCCACATGACCGCATCAGCTTCAACTTCCGCTGCGCGCAGGAGGCTCAGGAGTGGGCTACGGTGGTGTTGTCCTCTCTGAGGGAAGCACACAGAG TCGGGCCTCAAGATAACGGTCCACAGCGCCCCCTGGATGGTCTCCATCGTGAGAACACCTTAGTCTTGCAACGAACAG AGGAAACCTGCATAGAGCTGACCCGAGCCATAGAAGCAGGTGACATGCAGTCTGCTTCCGTCTTTGCTGCCACCCTCGCCCGACAACGTGCCGCGCTCAAGATTCAGCCCTCCGCCAGAGACAATGAAGACAATGAAATCAA CTTGGCTGTTGCAGTTGAGGATTCTTCTTCGTCCTGTTGTGTCACTGTGAAAGTTTTCCCACATATGACCACTGCAGCACTGAAACAGCAG ATGTTCCTTGAGTATGGTTTTCACCCTCGGGTGCAGCGCTGGGTGATCGGTCAGTGTCTGTGCATCGACCAGCGCTCTCTGGCCTCGTATGGGGTTCGTCAGGACGATGACACAGCCTTCTTGTACCTCCTGTCAGCCCGTCATGCCCGCTTGACCCTCCAAGTCCTCCAGCAGGACCAAGAGAGcgccctcctcctctgtcctccgaCTCTGTCTCTCCCCACTCCTCCGCTGCCTGCTACTTCTTCAAATGGCCCCTCATCTCTGGACCGGAGGCCTTACAACACCCTGCCTCCGAGGCTCCAGACCTC gAATGTTTCAGGTGGGTCcgagagaggaaacatcagtGAGATCAGAGATCTCACCAACATGGAGATGCCTCAACTCACTGAAGCACTGAGCCCCAGCACGGCTTCCACCCAG GGTTGGTCGTGCCCTTCTTGCACTTACATAAACAAACCAACGCGGCCGGGCTGTGAGATCTGCAGCACAAACCGCCCGGAGAGCTACGTGGTCCCGGGGGGATACCGACCTGACGAACTGGAGCTCAGACGGatccagcaggagaaggaggcgATCAGACAGTACCAGCAG GCAAAGGACGAGGAGCGCAGGCAGAATTTTGCCCGGCTCGTGATGCTGGATGGACAGGAAGTGCTGCCTAACCCAGATCCAGTGGACTGTAGGATCTGCTACGTGGACCTGCAGCGAGGCGAGGGCGTCCTGCTGAGGGAGTGTCTCCACTGCTTCTGCAG AGAGTGCTTACGCTCAGTCATCATGCTGAGTGAGGAGCCGGAGGTGGCCTGTCCCTACAGAGACGACACGTATTCCTGTTCCTGCTTCCTGCAGGAGAGGGAGATCAGAGCC TTGGTCCCAGCAGAGGAGTACGAGCGCTGGCTGCAGAGAGGTCTGTCGGTGGCAGAGTCTCGATGTGAGGGCAGCTACCACTGTGCCACCCCCGACTGTCCGGGCTGGTGTGTGTACGAGGACACCGTCAACGTCTTCCACTGCCCCGTCTGCACCAAACTCAACTGCCTGATTTGCAAG TCCATCCACGAGGGAATGAACTGTAAGCAGTACCAGGATGATCTTGCAGCCCGCGCTGTAAATGACTCTGCTGCCAGGAGGACGACACATCTACTCAAG ACTCTTGTGCAGTCGGGGGAGGCGATGCACTGTCCCCAGTGTGGCATCATTGTGCAGAAGAGGGATGGATGTGATTGGCTGCGCTGCACCGTCTGTCACACTGAGATCTGCTGGGTAACCAGAGGCCCCCGCTGGGGTCCGAGG GGTCCCGGAGACGCCAGCGGAGGATGTCGCTGCAACGTCGACAATCAGAAATGCCATCCTAAATGTCAAAACTGCCACTGA